A window from Bufo bufo chromosome 1, aBufBuf1.1, whole genome shotgun sequence encodes these proteins:
- the LOC120986700 gene encoding phospholipid scramblase 1-like, whose protein sequence is MAAPGYPSPAAGYPSPPYPSAPYPTSPSAPPPPPTPGFHDYPGPGCSIPPQHHMHPAPLPQPDPPPGGAPYMPVSSGSAPSALEYLSQIDQILIHQKTELLEAITGFETCNQYELRNIMGQRIFTAQERSTVCARWCCGSLRPLNLQVCDNTGREVIHFIRPLKCTSCCFPCCLQELEVQSPPGHTIGYVVQSWHPFVPKYCLLTESREPVLKVVGPCLMSSCCGDVNFQIKPLCESRSVGRISKQWTGLPKEIFTDADNFGIQFPKDLDVKMKAVLIGACFLLDYAFFERSRSKKERHTVIS, encoded by the exons ATGGCGGCTCCAG GTTACCCTTCACCCGCTGCTGGATACCCAAGCCCACCATATCCTTCAGCTCCATATCCCACCAGCCCTTCTGCTCCACCTCCACCGCCTACTCCTGGTTTCCATGACTACCCCGGACCCGGCTGCAGCATCCCCCCTCAGCACCACATGCACCCCGCTCCTCTTCCACAGCCGGACCCTCCCCCGGGGGGAGCACCATACATGCCCGTGAGCAGCGGCAGCGCCCCCAGTGCACTGGAGTACCTCAGCCAG atagacCAAATATTAATCCACCAAAAGACAGAACTGCTGGAAG CTATCACAGGTTTTGAGACATGCAACCAGTATGAGTTACGAAATATTATGGGTCAGCGGATATTCACTGCGCAGGAGAGGAGTACAGTGTGTGCCCGATGGTGCTGCGGGTCTCTGCGCCCCCTAAATCTGCAGGTGTGCGACAACACTGGACGGgaagtcatccacttcatccgccCCCTTAAATGTACCAGCTGCTGCTTCCCCTGCTGTTTACAGGAG CTCGAGGTGCAGAGCCCTCCAGGTCACACCATTGGGTACGTTGTGCAGAGCTGGCATCCGTTTGTTCCTAAGTATTGTCTCCTCACGGAGAGCCGGGAGCCGGTCCTGAAGGTGGTCGGTCCGTGTCTTATGTCCAGTTGCTGTGGAGACGTGAACTTCCAG ATAAAACCACTGTGTGAGTCTCGCAGTGTGGGCAGGATCAGTAAGCAGTGGACTGGATTACCAAAGGAAATATTTACCGATGCTGATAACTTTGGGATCCAGTTCCCTAAGGATCTGGATGTGAAGATGAAGGCGGTTCTTATTGGAGCCTGCTTCCTACTG GACTACGCGTTCTTCGAGAGGTCAAGAAGTAAGAAGGAGCGTCACACAGTAATCAGCTAA